One Oncorhynchus mykiss isolate Arlee chromosome 25, USDA_OmykA_1.1, whole genome shotgun sequence genomic window, gaaattccacaaattaacttttaacaaggctctcctgttaattgaaatgcattccaggtgactacctcatgaagctggttgagagaatgccaagagtgtgcaatgctgtcatcaaggcaatgggtggctactttgaagaatctcaaatatcaaatatatttgtttaatacttttttggttacttcatgattccatatgtgttatttcatagtgttgatgtcttcacgattattcgacaatgtagaaaatagtacaaattatgaaaaaccctcgaatgagtaggtgtgtcaacttttgactggtactgtagattgaTCCTTTGTGTGTTTTTTCAGAATATTTTCTTGCCTTTCATATTCTGATTAAATACTATCTTTCATGAGTAAAACTGTTATTCTTTTTTATCATTCATATTGACTATGTCCAACCCAAGATGAAAGGGAGACACAACTGTGGACTCCCCTGTGCCTTGAGTTCTTAGAGATTTCTCTTATACATCTGAGGATCTCCAAATAATGATCTAATAACGAGTGGCCTTTGACATTCCATGCTATGAATATGTAGTAACAAGTTTGTTAACCGAGGTAGTGATTACAAGATCACAGATGAAATGTCAAGTTCTAAATATGAAATGGCAGGATCACATGTGAGGCTATTGCATTATATTTTCAATTCTTTTGAGTAGCAGTTTATTTCTGTGCATCACCACTTTAAGATGTCATAAGCATAATGGAAGAAGCAGATTATTGTTTCCCACCATGATTATATACATTCAATCAACTCTGTTGAACATAATTGAAGTGGCATGTAATAGAGAAATTAGTGAGCACTGTCAACTAACATTTAGTAACCGAAGTGTTCTGGTGCAAGCCCTCTGCTCTATGTTCTGTTTAACTTGTACTCGTGCTTTCTACTTTCCCCAAAACATAATAATTTGAACCCCAAATATTGTTAAGTGTTGCATACTGTTCACAGATATACCCCATGCTATAGATGCTGTACTGAATAAGAGATTTATGGTGTATTCAGGTTTTATCCTTTGCTTTTCAGATACCTGCATTTCCAGAGCAGTCTGTGGTCCATTCATCTCATTGTGACTCACTCTAAGGTGTCCCGACACAGCAATAAAAAGGTTCACAGTGGGCATGAACCTAAGCCTTCCTGACCAGAACATGCACAACCCCAGTGACGGCGGTGTGGAGGATGACAAGGCTGAGCTCATGATCCCCTGCTTCCGCAGAAACATGTACGATGAGCCTCTAACCTCATACTCCAATGGATCCATCATTTCCCACCTCCTGCGCAAAACCGTCCAAAACAAGAGGGCTCTGGACGAAAGCCACTTCTACCTACCGACCTCTGCTGTGTCCAGCTCCACCATGGCTGACTCCAGTCAGGAGGACCAGAGCAGTGTCTCCTCCAAGGACAGCACGGCGGAATTTGCATCCCCAGGCAGTCACCTCTCAAACGGAGCCAGCCCTGAGGGGGACAGGCCGCTGAGTGATCACCTCCAGGCCAAGCGTGCCCGTGTGGAGAACATAATCCGAGGCATGGCGGGGTCTCCCAACAGCAGGCTCCATGGGGACAGTGAGAGGGCTGTGTCAGACACCAGGGAGGCTAGAGAGGCCTACAGGGAGAACAAACGTAAACAGAGGCTCCCCCAGCATCAGGAGCACAGTCTCAATGCTGCTGCTCTGGCTAACAgaggcagcagtagcagcagtggcaGCAGCAGTAAGGATGAAGAGTGCAACAAGCTCAAGGAGCAGCTCCAGAGCATGCAGAGGCTCCTGAGACAGCTCCAGGAGAAGTTCTTGCAGGTTTATAACCAGGAAGACACTGAGCGTGAGGACAGAGATGGCACAGGCACAGCCAGCACCGCAAAACATGATGACACCGCACCAAGCAACGAGTCTGGGTTCCGTAAAAACATGGATGAAGAGTTAGAGAGGAAGCATGACGGAGCTAAAGGGGACTGTAAGGACAGAGTGAAGAAAGACGGAAGTTATCTGACACATCAAACGGAAGGCAAGAACCTACAGGAGACTCTGAAGCATGAGCTCTCCAAAGCGGTGAGTGAGAGTGTAGATATGGTGTTCAAGAAACTCCCCTCCACGGGGCTCAACCAGTCATCCTATCAGCGCATGTGTCACACCCCGGAGAACATCGACTTGGGAGTTGAGAGGAAGGGCCAGGTAGCCTGTAACCAGGAGCAATCACACACTGAGGAGCCAGTCAAACCCCAGGCTCTAGAGTACTACGAGAGCACTGAGCCTTGCAGCCCTGAGGATCAGACTGAGGCTCTGTCTCTTGTGGTCCGTAAGCCGCTCCTAAGCCAGCTTAGCTCAGTTACCCCGACGGTGAAGAGGCCTTACCCCTTACACCATTCTCCATTCCAGTTTAACTACAGCACACCTCTCCATGACAGTCAAATCCTGGAACACCTCCTCAAATACGGGCCCCACACTAATTTCGGAGGTCTTCCATGCGTGACCCCATCCATGGACAGAACCTCCCCAGACTCTGTGGAGCTGCCCTGGGATGCCATCGCCATGAGGTCCAAAGTGACATCCAGCCACCTGACCCACCACCCTCGCACATCAGGCTTAGGACCAGTGACCGTGGACAGTCTGTGTCTCCCTCACGTCAAGATGGAGTGTGGGGACATGCAGAGCATGGCAGAGAGAAACTCCTACATGTCTCTGAATATATCCTTTTACTGGCCTAAAAAAATCTCATAGTGTGGTAGTGTTCCATCTAACATTTGTCAGCATATAGATGTAGTAATGTAGAATTGCATTTACAAGTATATAGTCTTTGGATGTCTGCATTAAATGTTTCATAgaatataaaaaaaacataatgacATAGAGCATTATGTACACTGTATTAATATTCCTAGATGTGTTTACTAATATTGAGTTATCCGATATTATGTATCTACATTCATTATAAAATCCACTATACAAACTCCCTCTGTTTTGCCTTCCCAGTTGAACAATGATTTGCTGAGGTTCAATGCAGCATGCGCAGTTCCATTAATACAGACTTCAAGGATCATTTTTTCTTTGATCTCGCTAACCCAAAATAAAATTATAGCATCTTCTTTAATCTGAGCAGAGTAATGACTTTAAGTCTAGAAAAAGACAAATAAAAAGGAATACAAGGCTTTGATAAGAATTGTCAGGAACAAAAGCCAATTTTCAAAGGCAGAGAAAGCTTCTGTTTCTGTCCAGGAAACAGTGTTTTTTCAGACTTGAAAAGGTGCAGAATATATTTCTCTATCATCAGTGTGATAGGAGTGCATCTGAAAGGTCAGAGCTGAGTGCCTGTGGAAAGCAGAAGTGCCTCCCTACCAGAACACTTGTCTTCTTGAGTATATATGGGATACATACACAGCCATCAAAAGATGTGtttatacacacaaaaaaaacattccaacaaTAAATATAATCCAGTGAGAGTATATTCAATGACACCACTCTGCATTTTATCACGATTATGATCACTTTAATCATAAATTAATATAATCACATTGTCAAACGAAACATTAATAATTATTTCCCATAATCATTATGATAGAAACAGGCTATAAGTCCCCTGCTGCTGTTGTTAAGCATTGTTTGATCACTGGATACGTTAACGGCACATCACAGGTAAACTGTTGTAAGCCAACTCCTGTGCCATATTTCTTTTTCACCTCTACTGAACAACTCTAAGTGACGTGAAGATTGTGCCCGTGGTCAGAAGTGGTCATTGTCCTTAGTTGTAAGGATTTGGAGAAGAATTGTATTAGGCTCTCTGAGGATATGCTTTATCTTTACTGTACAAAGAGCTGTGGTTCTCTTTGAACAATTTCTCATCAATCTTTCATTCCAACTTCCTTATTTCAAAGGTTGTATTCCCTAATTAATGTATAGTGTGCTGTGACCTGCTGATAAGGAAGTATTACCTAAGGCGTGGCCGTGGGCTACAGAAAGAAAGACCTCTGAAGATCTAGTTGAATAGAAACTTTGCTTGAGGTATGATTTTATTTGTAACATGATGAAGCAGATTAATACTAAAAAAATCATACTTCAATCATCGTTTCTAGCTGGAAGATGTCTTCCATCTAGTTACTATTCAAAGCATTTCCCAAACAATCACCATCACCACCGCTAGGCATTAGGTGTAAGAGCCGCAGTGACTAATTGAAATCCCAAATCTAGTTTATAATGTTGTAGGGTCATTATTGACTTCCTGGTTACCACAGAGCTGTTATTTAGTGTCATTCATTTTAATTGGAGACAGAGGCAATTCAGTATTCTAATCTATTAACACTTTGTACAGTGTATGTGAACTGTATTTAATTGTGATCGACTGACAGAACTTGTGGCCTtaacacattgacacattcaggAAGGCCTAACCCCCAACCATCTGAAGAAAGCTAAGCTGATGTTCTTCTACACCCGTTATCCCAGCTCCAATGTGCTGAAAACCTTCTTTCCAGATGTCAAGGTAAGCTAACACAATATTAATTAACGTTAGGTTATTTAATGTTAATGGGCTTGTTCTATGTTCACCATATTTGCCTGCAGAATACTTGTTGATGTATTTTTGGGACAGAATGGTCGGAGGAAGGAAACAAAAGAACACACGGTTTAGAAAAACAAAGCTGTTAAGCCAGTAGCATGTCCTGGGGCATAGACCAGGGAGATAGAGGGGCATTCTTTCTTTAAAAAGCCACTCTAGTCAGCAAATGGACTGACAAAAGACTGTAATAAAGCCACTGTCGTTCTGCGTCAATACAGGGCAGGTTTTAGACATGCATGCAGGCAGGCTGTGAGGCGAGCACTGGGCCTAACCACAGCATCCTGTATTTCTGTGTGCCCTGTGTgtttcctctcctgtcccctctccttccacgGTGGCCGGGACATGTCCTGCTAGGGCCAGTCTGTGTCTGGGGCCCAGGCCTGGCCTCCACACTACTCTATCTGACCCTAGGGTCAGAAGGGAGGCCTGCAGCCAGCAGCCTACTGCATCTCCTCCTTGCCCACGACCCTGTGGTGGGAAGTGGCACTGAACAAAAGACAGTTCTAATCCTGGTGTCCGATTCCATCCTATCAGGCAGAGTCACTGAGAGGGAAGCTTCCTTCTGTCCTTGCGCTGCACTGTGGCTTTCTCACCGTCCGATAGCAGCAGAGAAAATAAACGTCTTTGATGCCTGCCCAGCCCTTGGgcatttttttctttctttctggatGAAGAGATAGAATAACCAGGCTAATGTCAAGACTGAGTTTAGAAACACACGGCTTTGACAGATGTTTTTTTATTCAGTAAGTTGGTGGGAAAAGATCAGAGCAATTAACGTTGAATAAAATGACAGACCAACACAATCCATATTgcttacatacagtaccagtcaaaactgtggacacaccgactcattcaagggttttactttatttgtacTAGAGTGAAGacagtgaaggcatcaaaacaattaaataacacatgaaatcacgtagtaacccaaaaatatattttagattctcaaagtagccaccctttgccttgatgacagctttgcacaatcttggcattctctcaaccagcttcacgaggaatgcttttccaacagtcttgaaggagttcccacatatgctgagcacttgttggctgcgtttccttcactctgcggtccaactcatcccaaaccatctccattgggttgaggttgggtgattgtcgACTATGTACATACTGAATATAGATCTTTATTCACTTGTGGAAGGTTTTACCCAAAACAACACATTTATATTCCAGCTCAGATTTGTAAATCGATATGAAAAAGAGAAAAGACACGGTTTTGACATAGAGTCGGTTCTCGATCATCTTGCATCAACTTGATTATTTGGTCGATAAAGACACGTAATCTGAGTAAACGATGCCAGTCAATTTTTCTCAACTTGTTGTCCCCTTGTGTCTCTAGTTCAATCGCTGCATCACCTCTCAGCTCATCAAGTGGTTCAGTAACTTCCGGGAGTTTTACTACATCCAGATGGAGAAGTTTGCCCGCCAGGCCATAGTGGACGGGGTCACGGATGTGAAAGACATGTCCATCAGCAGAGACTCTGAGCTGTTCAGAGCCCTCAACATGCACTACAACAAAGCCAATGATTTCCAGGTAAGTCAAAATGTGTTTATCTTACCATATGTATGGTCAGTTCCTCCCCTGGTATCCAatgtaactatatactgtatgtaagctCGTCAAGGTTTTTCCATGATTTTAGATTATTACATATTAGATTAACATCCTCCCTTTCCAAAGTTAATTGCAGCACGTATTCAAAGAACATATGGTCAATGCTGACTGAATTATCTTTATGTATGGGAACAGTGTGTTCATTCTGCTTTCATCAGCACTCCTCAGTTGATGCAGTTGTGCTTTTTGCCCTGAAACTAAAATGAGTCATAAAGTGAGGAAAACAATGAAGTTGTTTAGTCATGAATGTGATAAATTACACATTGATGTAGTATTTGGGTAATACACCTTCATTAGCATATCAGAGAATTCTCCTCCTAGTAACCTGTTCCTGATCTGGTCTGGTCAGGAATCTCCTACCTCtgtggttctggtctggtcagcTATCTCCTAGTTGTGGTCACGTATGACTGTGTCCTTGCCCTGACCCATGTGTCACTGCACCTGTGGCTGCACAGCCTTTGCAGCCATTATCTAAACTCTAGAGCAATGCTTTATCAAACTGTGGGAAGAGGAAGCTGCAGAATCCCACTAAAACAACTCTGGATTAGAGGACCAGTACGCCTGAGCGAGGCTCAGATTGCTACTGATGCGGAATGCTGAGAAAGATGCTGTGAATTCCGAGGGAGAAGGCTGATTGGTGGGAAAGAACCAAGACCGTTTTCTTTACCTTGGGACTAAGACATTCCTTTCCCAGGGATGCTTTGTGTCGggagatgagaaaaaaaaaagttatgcCAACAACTGGACTGTTAGCGGGTCTATGGGAAATAATGGCACCGAATAGATTCTTGTCCCCGCATCCAAGCCTGATCTGTGTTGATCTGTGTTGAGAACAGGGTGAAATTCCTGGGAAGGCTTGGTGCTTTCTCTCTTTCCGAACAGCTAAATTCAAGGCAACAAGGCTACAAAGTCAAAGGAGAATCCCACTACAGACAGCTAATGATTCTGACATTGTATTTGTTTTATGAGCATAGAGAACAAAGTGTGAAGGAGCTGTCTGTTTTGAAGTGAGTAAGGGTGTTAAAAATGTCCTTGTAGGCAGGGCCGGATTAAGAAATCATAGGCCCCGGGGCTTTGTTTTTTTTATAGGCACCCCAAACTTTGCTTTCCAAACTGTACGTTTTACCCGCGATTATATTTTGAAATCTGCAAGGCAAACCGAAAGCCGCAACCAACCATAGAACAAtaatccatagatggcagttcccattcaagtcaggaCTGGTATCCCTTGCTactgtacccatgagtttaacagtcaaattgccagggtaagAAGTTACTAAACCCTTCTATGGATTATATGTCTATGGCCACAATGCAACAAGCTGTGTATTTAGTGCATGCTGCCCAAACTGTAGACATactggtaactgccaaaataaaggaaacacttaagtCAATGAGGCATAtaaagtatacagtgcattctgaaattagtcagaccccttgattttttcccacattttgttacattacagccttattctaaaatgtattcaattgtttatttccctcatcaatctacacactataccccataatgacaaagcaaaaacggttATTAAAAatcttaaatatcacatttacatatgtatacaggccctttactcaatactttgttgaagcacctttggcagcgatgacagcctcgagtcttcttaggtatgacgctaccagcttgacacaactgtatttggggagtttctcccattcttctctgccgatcctctcaagctctgtcatgttggacgGGGAgtgtcgctacacagctattttcaggtctctccagagatgttcgatctggttcaagtccgagTTCTGGTTGGGagactcaaggacattcaggaacttgtcccgaagccacctgCATTGTCTTGGATGGGTGTTTAGGGccattgccctgttggaaggtgaaccttcgccccaacccgctctggagcaggttctcatcaagggtctctctgtactttgctcagttcattgTTCCCacaatcctgattagtctcccagtccctgcagctgaaaaacatccccacagcatgatgctgccaccaccatgcttcactgtagggatggtgccaagtttcctccagacgtgacgcttgccattcaggccaaagagttcaatcttggtttcatcagaccagagattcttgtttatcatggtctaagagtcctttaggtgccttttggcaaaatccaagcgggctgtcatgtgccatttactgagtagtggtttccgtctggccactctaccataaaggactgactggtggagtgctgcggagatggttgtccttctggaaggttctcccatctccacagaggatctctggagctctgtcagagtgaccatcaggttcttggtcacctccctgaccaaggcctttctcccccgattgctcagtttggctaggcggacagctctaggaagagtcttggtggttccaaacttcttccatttaagaatgatggaggccactgtgttcttggggactttcaatgtaTCAGaaatgacacaatcctgtctcggagctctatggacaattccttcaacctcatggcttgatttttgctcagacatgcactgtcaactgtgggacctaatataggcaggtgtgtgcctttccaaatcatgtccagggaatttaatttaccacaggtggactctaatcaagttgtagaaacatttcaaggatgatcaatggaaaaaggatgcacctgagctcaatttttgattctcatagcaacgggtctgaaaacttatgtaaataaagtatttctgttttttatatttaataaattcgcaaaaatgtctacaaaactattttcactttgacattatggagtattgtgagtatttatttatttatttaatccactttagaataaggctgtaacttagcaaaatgtggaaaaggggtaggggtctgaatactttcctagcatggtttaggtccacttgtgaagtctatgccaaggtgcactgaagctgttctggcagctcgtggtggcccaacatcCTTTTCAGACactctatgttggtgtttcctttatattGGCAGATACCTACCTGTATGTTCCTGTGATGAGGCTGTCTACACTCATTGAGAACGGGTTATTCCTGTGGTTGATGgttgcattaaaaaaaaatatatatatatatatatatatatatataccacatatataatatatacagtatatacagtaccagtcaaaagcttggacaaacctacaattgaagtcggaagtttacatacacttaggttggagtcattaaaacttgtttttccccgggtggcgcagtggttaagggcgctgtactacagcgccagctgtgccatcagagtccctgggttcacgcccaggctctgtcgtaaccggccgcgaccatcgggcgacgcacaattggcctagcgtcgtccgggttagggagggattggtcggtagggatctccttgtctcatcgcgcaccagcgactcctgtggcgggccgggcgcagtgcgcgctagccaaggttgccaggtgcacggtgcaggtgcctccgacacattggtgtggctggcttccgggttggacgcGCGCtttgttaagaagcagtacggcttgtgtatcggaggacgcatgacattctgccttcctctctcccgagcccgtacgggagttgtagcaatgagacaagatagtagctactacaacaattggataccacgaaaaaggggtaaaatgcaaaaaaaaaaaaaaaaaaacttgtttttcaaccactccacaaatttcaaactatagttttggcaagtcagttaggacatttttccaacaattgtttacagacacattatttcacttatagttcactgtatcacaattccagtgggtcagaagtagaGGTCCACCGATTATGATtattcaacgccgataccaataccgatttattggaggaccaaaaaaagccgataccgattaatcggccgattttattttaatttttttgtaataatgacaattaaaacaatattgaatgaacacttattttaacttaatataatacatcaataaaatcaatttagcctcaagtaaataatgaaacatgttcaatttggtttaaatacaaatgcaaaaacaaagtgttggagaagtaaaagtgcaatatgtgccatgtaagaaagccaatgtttaagttccttgctcagaacatgagaacatatgaaagatggtggttccttttaacacgagtcttcaatattcccaggtaagaggttttaggttgtagttattataggaattataggactctttccctctataccatttgtatttcattaattaacctttgactattggatgttcttataggcactttagtattgccagtgtaacagtatagcttccatccctctcctcgctcctccctgggctcgaaccagcaatacaacgacaacagccaccatcgaagcagcgttacccatgcagagcaaggggaacaactactagaaggctcagagcgagtgaagtttgaaacgctattagtgcgcgctaactagccagccatttcacttcggttacaccagcctcatctctcggtagttgataggcttgaagtcataaacagcacaatgcttgacgcacaacgaagagctgctggcaaaacgcacaaaagtgctgtttgaatgaatgtttacacgcctgcttctgcctatcaccgctcagtcagatagttagatacttgtatgcttgtatactcagtcagattatatgcaacgcaggacacgctagataatatctagtaatatcatcaaccatgtgtgttaactagtgattatgattgattgttttttataagataagtttattgctagctagcaacttaccttggcttaatCTTACCTtggcaaatcaaaatatatggtacattttagattcttcaaagtagctaccctttgccttgatgacagctttgcacactcttggcattttctcaaccagcttcatgaggaatgcttttacaacgatcttggctgcttttccttcactctgcggtccaactcatcccaaaccatctctattgggttgaggccgggtgattgtgaaggccagatcatttgatgcagcactccatttttgtatttgtatttattacggatccccataataaatacaaaatggtgGAGTGTGGACCTTCTTCCTggagtccagcaaaattaaggcaattaatacaattttaaaaacattacattacattcagactgtgtgccctcaggcccctactccaccactaccacatatatacagtacacaatacatgtgtacgtgtgtgtatagtgcgcatgttatcgtgtctgtgtgtgtgtgtatgcgcctatgtttgtgttgttccataaggtgttttttatctGCCTTTTTTTATCTATTTTTactgcatgagttacttgatgtggaatagagttccatgtagtcacagcctggaagtgtgttttgagtcattgtcctgttgaaaaacaaatgatagtcccactaagtgcaaaccaggtgggatggtatatcgctgcagaatgctgtggtagccatgctggttagatgttccttgaattctaaataaatcaccgacagtatcaccagtaaagcacccccacaccatcacacctcctaaaAGTTAAaagtaacttttaacaaggcacacctgttaattgaaatgcattccaggtgactaactcatgaagctggtcgagagcatgccaagagtgtgcaaaggtaccatcaaggcaaagggaagctactttgaagaatctgaaatataaaatatattttgatttgtttaatacttttttggttactacatggttccatatgtgttatttcatagttttgatgtctttactattattctacaattgataaaatattaaaaaataaagacaaatcctggaatgagtaggtgtgtccaaacttttgactggtactgtgtatatacacagtattattgttattattattattattattattgattagCCTGGGCCCAGAGGCTTCACTCCCGGTAAGCCCTTGTTTTAATCTGGCCCTGCTTGTAGGTCCAGGTTCCACAGTGTTGATTCAGAGCACTGTACAAAAGAGTTCTGTAAACAATGAGACAACACACTTCCCATCCACTCTGCTTGTTTGTCACTCACATCAAAGAAGCTGTTGGTTTAGATTTTGCTTGGTTTCAGTGCAGGTAATTAATTGAGACTTGGCTTTAAGCACACCATCGTGTTTGATCCCTCTACCAACAGGTTCCTGAGAGATTCCTTGAGGTTGCTGAAATTACTCTCCAAGAGTTTTTCAACGCCATTTCAACTGCCAAAGATTCTGACCCCTCTTGGAAGAAGGCAATCTACAAGGTCATCTGTAAACTGGACAGTGATGTACCAGATGAGTTCAAGTCATCCACCTGCCTATAGACAGAGCAAACAATAGCCATGCTCGAGGAAGGAAGGACATTTTGCAGTCATACAATGACAATAAGTGCTAATTTTAACACATCTTGCCAATAAATTGGATTTTAGTGAGAGAATCAAGGAACAAATGGATTATGTTGTAAATGACATATTATACACTGCAGTATAGGAGCCTACTTACTGCACTTACAGCTTTTTACAGTCTCAGTGAGCTTTATAGCACTGCTCCAGCTCTCTCCTaggagttaaaaaaaaaacttagcTGACAGCAGATCGTAGTGTTTCTGTGTATCTCCATAAGGATTCAATTAAGACAAGATGTAGTTGCATGTTTGTAGATGTAGTGATATTTAAGGGCAGTGGTTTAGTACTGTGGTCCACTTGCTAGGTCTGATAGACTTACAAATGTGAACAAAATGGTACTTTCTATACATATTTGACTTATGGTTCCTAATGGACATGCGGTTTTGGATGATTTTGTAGCAAGTGTTATATG contains:
- the LOC110505540 gene encoding prospero homeobox protein 1 — its product is MNLSLPDQNMHNPSDGGVEDDKAELMIPCFRRNMYDEPLTSYSNGSIISHLLRKTVQNKRALDESHFYLPTSAVSSSTMADSSQEDQSSVSSKDSTAEFASPGSHLSNGASPEGDRPLSDHLQAKRARVENIIRGMAGSPNSRLHGDSERAVSDTREAREAYRENKRKQRLPQHQEHSLNAAALANRGSSSSSGSSSKDEECNKLKEQLQSMQRLLRQLQEKFLQVYNQEDTEREDRDGTGTASTAKHDDTAPSNESGFRKNMDEELERKHDGAKGDCKDRVKKDGSYLTHQTEGKNLQETLKHELSKAVSESVDMVFKKLPSTGLNQSSYQRMCHTPENIDLGVERKGQVACNQEQSHTEEPVKPQALEYYESTEPCSPEDQTEALSLVVRKPLLSQLSSVTPTVKRPYPLHHSPFQFNYSTPLHDSQILEHLLKYGPHTNFGGLPCVTPSMDRTSPDSVELPWDAIAMRSKVTSSHLTHHPRTSGLGPVTVDSLCLPHVKMECGDMQSMAERNSYMSLNIQEGLTPNHLKKAKLMFFYTRYPSSNVLKTFFPDVKFNRCITSQLIKWFSNFREFYYIQMEKFARQAIVDGVTDVKDMSISRDSELFRALNMHYNKANDFQVPERFLEVAEITLQEFFNAISTAKDSDPSWKKAIYKVICKLDSDVPDEFKSSTCL